The following coding sequences lie in one Rutidosis leptorrhynchoides isolate AG116_Rl617_1_P2 chromosome 6, CSIRO_AGI_Rlap_v1, whole genome shotgun sequence genomic window:
- the LOC139854678 gene encoding uncharacterized protein, producing the protein MDAFISEMRKIVEVQNKSIGALAKEIGNVAESKGNREPGTILSYIVLNPNHKDQGKGHSVNMVGTLRSGKKYDNKVGEKEVVQQESSKSPIVLEEEEVSENDNHGKGVKNKEPIFNEIEKLETESKTVPFSKALESPNQFSFGKKGPQPEDMWETFKKVKINLPLLNTIRQVPSYAKFLKDLCTQKRKQRAASPKKVELTEHLSAVVSGTLPPKFKDPGTPLIAVTVGNVNVKKALLDLGASINILPFCLVDRFELGLMKRTNIIIQLADQSIKTPRGILEDAIVKVEDFYYPVDFVVMDIEFRNRDAQPTIILGRPFLATINAHINC; encoded by the coding sequence ATGGATGCGTTTATCTCCGAAATGCGAAAAATAGTGGAAGTGCAAAACAAGTCAATTGGTGCATTGGCTAAGGAGATTGGCAATGTAGCGGAAAGTAAGGGAAATAGGGAGCCGGGTACAATTCTAAGCTACATAGTTCTAAATCCGAATCATAAGGATCAGGGAAAAGGGCATAGTGTTAACATGGTAGGCACCTTGAGAAGTGGAAAGAAGTATGACAATAAAGTTGGTGAAAAAGAAGTAGTGCAACAAGAGTCAAGTAAGTCTCCTATTGTTCTTGAGGAGGAAGAGGTAAGTGAAAATGATAACCATGGGAAGGGGGTGAAAAACAAGGAACCAATCTTTAATGAGATCGAGAAATTGGAGACGGAATCAAAAACCGTCCCATTTTCCAAGGCCTTAGAGTCCCCAAATCAATTCTCTTTTGGGAAAAAGGGACCACAACCAGAGGACATGTGGGAAACATTTAAAAAGGTTAAGATAAACTTACCCCTTCTCAATACTATTAGGCAAGTCCCGTCTTATGCTAAATTTTTAAAGGACCTTTGCACTCAAAAGAGGAAGCAAAGGGCTGCTTCACCCAAAAAGGTGGAGCTAACTGAGCACCTAAGTGCGGTTGTTTCGGGAACACTCCCACCTAAATTTAAGGACCCGGGCACCCCATTGATAGCGGTTACTGTAGGAAACGTGAATGTGAAAAAGGCATTATTGGACCTAGGAGCTAGCATCAATATTTTACCCTTTTGTCTAGTTGACCGATTTGAATTGGGTTTAATGAAAAGAACCAACATAATTATTCAACTAGCAGACCAATCAATCAAAACGCCTAGAGGGATATTAGAAGATGCGATAGTAAAAGTGGAGGATTTCTATTACCCTGTTGACTTTGTTGTGATGGATATTGAATTTAGGAATAGAGATGCCCAGCCCACTATAATCTTGGGGCGCCCGTTCTTGGCCACCATAAATGCCCACATTAATTGTTGA